TTGCCCGCATGAGTGCAGCGAAACTCGGGCAAGGGCACGCCCAAAAACTATTAACCTATAATTTCAATGGACTTGACATGAATTTGTGAAATATAGGACTATTTGTTATCTTCACATTATGACTAAAAACAATGATAACAAACTTATTCTTTACACTGATCAAGGAAAATGGGGAATTTGCACTATTGATAATAAAGTAGTTGTGCCTTGTAAGTATGATGAAATTTGGGACTTTAAAGAAGGCTTAGCCGTAGTAAAAATAAACCGTAAATATGGATTTGTTAATCAATTTGGAGAAGAAGTCATACCCTGCAAGTATAGTGAGGTTTGGAGTTTTAGTGAAGGTTTAGCTAAAATAAAATTAAAAAGTAAGTTAAGTAATAAATATGGATACATCAATATGCAAGGGGAACTAATTATCCCCTGTAAATATGATGAGGCTTGGGATTTTAGAGAAGGCTTAGCTGCGGTAAAATTAAATGATAAATATGGCTATATCAACAAACTAGGAAAAGAAATCATCCCCTGTAAATATGACGACGCTTGGAGTTTCAGCGAAGGTTTAGCTAGGGTACAGTTCAATGGTAACTACGGATACATCAATCAAAATGGAGAGGAAATTGTCCCTTGCAAATATGATAACGCTTGGGATTTTACAGAGGGCTTAGCTGTAGTAAAATTGAACCATAAATATGGTTTTGTCAATAAACAAGGAAAGGAAATTATTCCTTGCAAATATGATAACGCTTGGGATTTTGCAGAGGGCTTAGCCAAAGTAAAATTTAACCGTAAGTACGGCTTTGTGAATCAAAACGGGGAGGAAGTCATTTTCTGTAAATATAATAGTGCCTGGGACTTTAAGGAAGGTTTAGCTGTGGTAAAATTAAACCGTAATTATGGTTTTGTCAATAAACAAGGAAAAGAAGTTATTCCTTGCAAGTATGAGGATGCTTATGATTTTAATGAGGGTTTGAGTTTAGTGAAATTAAACGGTAAATGGGGATATATCAATCAAAATGGCAAGGAAGTTACTCCATGCAAATATGATCAAGGCTATAGCTTTAGAGAAGGTTTAGCTATTGTTAAATTAAATGATAAATATGGATACATCAATCAAAATGGGGTGCAAATCATCTCTTGCAAATATGACGATGCAGAGGCTTTTGAGGAAGGTTTAGCCAAAGTA
This sequence is a window from Bacteroidia bacterium. Protein-coding genes within it:
- a CDS encoding WG repeat-containing protein, encoding MTKNNDNKLILYTDQGKWGICTIDNKVVVPCKYDEIWDFKEGLAVVKINRKYGFVNQFGEEVIPCKYSEVWSFSEGLAKIKLKSKLSNKYGYINMQGELIIPCKYDEAWDFREGLAAVKLNDKYGYINKLGKEIIPCKYDDAWSFSEGLARVQFNGNYGYINQNGEEIVPCKYDNAWDFTEGLAVVKLNHKYGFVNKQGKEIIPCKYDNAWDFAEGLAKVKFNRKYGFVNQNGEEVIFCKYNSAWDFKEGLAVVKLNRNYGFVNKQGKEVIPCKYEDAYDFNEGLSLVKLNGKWGYINQNGKEVTPCKYDQGYSFREGLAIVKLNDKYGYINQNGVQIISCKYDDAEAFEEGLAKVKFKGKYGYVNKNGEEIVPCKYDCIYPFSQGLAKVELNGKYGYINQNGEEVIPSKYKNIWSFNEGLAIVEFNGKYGYVNQNGEEVVPCKYDDALNFSQGLAKVKLNGKYGYVNKEGKEVIPCKYDWAYAFNEDLTVVKLNDKWYKVDKHGNEFED